A stretch of Borrelia turcica IST7 DNA encodes these proteins:
- a CDS encoding peptidylprolyl isomerase — MRNFLCFLLIFVVMVNSFAQNAPVVIVNLHSNEIITKTEFDSKVNTLKKTQGRDLSIAEKKQVLQVLIADILFSQEALKQGIKVEEAEVMQTIRTQFGLTTFTDEQIKQMIEKQGTNWNELLSSMKRSLSAQKLVLKVAQPKFSEIKTPGEKEVVEYYEANKTKFVNPDIARVSHVFFSSKDKKRSDVLTKAKDITNQIKTKKITFEEAVRKYSEDEGSKAKNGDLGFLARGEQNAQNVLGADFVREVFALNKGDISQPISSKEGFHIIKVTEMYSQKFLGLKDKISPNVDMTVKDAIKNNMVNAQQQQIVAKVQQDMYDKLNKSANVQILDSDLK, encoded by the coding sequence ATGCGTAATTTTTTATGTTTTCTGTTGATTTTTGTGGTAATGGTAAATTCTTTTGCTCAAAATGCTCCTGTTGTGATTGTTAATTTGCACAGTAATGAAATTATTACTAAAACAGAATTTGATTCTAAAGTGAATACTTTAAAGAAAACACAGGGGCGAGATTTAAGTATTGCTGAGAAAAAACAGGTTTTGCAGGTCTTGATAGCTGATATTCTTTTTAGTCAAGAGGCTTTAAAACAAGGAATTAAAGTTGAGGAAGCAGAGGTTATGCAAACGATTAGAACTCAATTTGGACTTACGACTTTTACAGATGAACAAATTAAACAAATGATAGAAAAGCAAGGTACGAATTGGAATGAACTTTTGTCTTCAATGAAGAGATCTCTTTCTGCTCAAAAATTGGTTTTAAAAGTTGCTCAGCCTAAATTTTCAGAAATAAAAACACCAGGTGAAAAGGAAGTGGTTGAGTATTATGAGGCTAATAAAACCAAGTTTGTTAATCCGGATATAGCAAGAGTAAGTCATGTTTTCTTTTCTTCTAAGGATAAAAAGAGATCGGATGTTCTTACTAAGGCAAAGGATATTACGAATCAGATAAAAACGAAAAAGATTACCTTTGAGGAAGCTGTAAGAAAATATTCAGAGGATGAGGGGTCTAAGGCTAAGAATGGTGATCTTGGGTTCTTGGCAAGAGGTGAGCAGAATGCACAAAATGTACTTGGGGCAGATTTTGTTAGAGAAGTTTTTGCTCTTAATAAGGGAGATATTTCTCAACCAATATCGTCAAAAGAGGGTTTTCATATAATTAAAGTTACTGAAATGTATTCTCAAAAGTTTTTGGGACTTAAAGATAAAATATCTCCTAATGTGGATATGACTGTAAAGGATGCTATAAAGAATAATATGGTTAATGCTCAGCAACAACAAATTGTTGCTAAGGTGCAGCAAGATATGTATGATAAACTTAATAAATCTGCTAACGTTCAAATATTGGACTCTGATCTAAAATAG
- the nusB gene encoding transcription antitermination factor NusB: protein MNLRYKVRELAFKKIYSIDINRNAKDNIYDIFILEDVLEIEELKLFYSVLVNGTYDNLESIDKLISDISLNWRLERMDKVDLAILRMSVFSLKYQDLKVPKRTIIDEAVLIARKYGSKNSYKFVNGILDGLLKSMESSFENK from the coding sequence ATGAACTTGAGATATAAGGTTAGAGAATTAGCTTTTAAAAAGATTTACAGCATTGATATTAATCGTAATGCAAAGGATAATATTTATGATATTTTTATCCTTGAAGATGTATTAGAAATAGAAGAATTAAAATTATTTTATTCTGTTTTAGTTAATGGTACTTATGATAATTTGGAATCTATTGATAAATTAATCAGTGATATTTCTCTTAATTGGCGTTTGGAGCGTATGGATAAGGTAGACCTTGCTATATTGAGGATGAGTGTATTTTCACTTAAATATCAAGATTTGAAAGTGCCTAAAAGAACTATAATAGATGAGGCTGTTTTGATTGCCAGAAAGTATGGTAGTAAAAATTCTTATAAGTTTGTTAATGGAATACTTGATGGTTTATTAAAGAGTATGGAGAGTTCATTTGA